The Struthio camelus isolate bStrCam1 chromosome 17, bStrCam1.hap1, whole genome shotgun sequence genome window below encodes:
- the GTF2H3 gene encoding general transcription factor IIH subunit 3 isoform X1, which translates to MSADDELSLLVVIVDTNPIWWGKRALGEAEQFTLSKCLDAVMVLGNSHLFMNRTNRLAVIASHTQESRFLYPGKRWTFADLFGDGGSFAESNCSGSRDGKYELLTAINDAITEEIKDLMTKTDMRGQQTETLLAGSLAKALCYINKMSKEVKGNQEIKSRILVIKAAEDSALQYMNFMNVIFAAQKQSILIDACVLDSDSGLLQQACDITGGIYLKVLHMPSLLQYLLWVFLPDQEQRSQLVLPPPIHVDYRAACFCHRNLIEIGYVCSVCLSIFCNFSPICSTCETAFKISLPPVMKAKKKKLKLAV; encoded by the exons ATGAGCGCGG ATGACGAGCTGAGCCTGCTGGTCGTCATCGTTGACACCAACCCGATCTGGTGGGGCAAGAGGGCGCTGGGGGAAGCCGAG cagtTCACCCTGTCAAAATGCCTGGATGCGGTGATGGTCCTGGGAAATTCGCACTTGTTTATGAACCGTACCAACAGGCTGGCTGTGATAGCGAGTCACACGCAAGAAAG TCGTTTCTTGTATCCCGGGAAGCGTTGGACTTTTGCAGATCTCTTTGGAGATGGTGGTAGTTTTGCAGAATCTAATTGCTCTGGCAGCAGAGATGGGAAATACGAATTGTTAACAGCAATAAATGATGCAATTACAGAGGAAATTAAAGACCTCATGACGAAAA CTGACATGAGGGGCCAGCAAACAGAAACTCTGCTAGCAGGATCACTTGCTAAAGCACTTTGTT ACATTAACAAGATGAGCAAAGAGGTGAAAG GCAATCAAGAAATTAAATCAAGAATTCTG GTCATAAAAGCTGCAGAAGACAGTGCACTGCAATATATGAATTTCATGAATGTGATCTTTGCAGCACAGAAACAG AGTATTTTGATTGATGCCTGTGTCTTGGACTCTGATTCAGGTCTTCTGCAACAG gCTTGTGACATTACAGGTGGCATATACTTGAAAGTGCTCCACATGCCATCCCTTCTGCAGTATTTGCTG TGGGTATTTCTCCCCGATCAAGAGCAGAGATCGCAGCTTGTCCTTCCACCCCCAATTCATGTTGACTACAGAGCTGCGTGTTTCTGTCATCGAAATCTCATTGAAATTGGTTATGTCTGCTCTGTATGCTTGTCAA tattCTGCAACTTCAGTCCTATTTGTAGTACATGCGA GACTGCTTTCAAAATATCATTGCCGCCTGTCATGAAAGCTAAGAAGAAGAAGTTGAAGTTAGCTGTATAA
- the GTF2H3 gene encoding general transcription factor IIH subunit 3 isoform X2, producing the protein MSADDELSLLVVIVDTNPIWWGKRALGEAEFTLSKCLDAVMVLGNSHLFMNRTNRLAVIASHTQESRFLYPGKRWTFADLFGDGGSFAESNCSGSRDGKYELLTAINDAITEEIKDLMTKTDMRGQQTETLLAGSLAKALCYINKMSKEVKGNQEIKSRILVIKAAEDSALQYMNFMNVIFAAQKQSILIDACVLDSDSGLLQQACDITGGIYLKVLHMPSLLQYLLWVFLPDQEQRSQLVLPPPIHVDYRAACFCHRNLIEIGYVCSVCLSIFCNFSPICSTCETAFKISLPPVMKAKKKKLKLAV; encoded by the exons ATGAGCGCGG ATGACGAGCTGAGCCTGCTGGTCGTCATCGTTGACACCAACCCGATCTGGTGGGGCAAGAGGGCGCTGGGGGAAGCCGAG tTCACCCTGTCAAAATGCCTGGATGCGGTGATGGTCCTGGGAAATTCGCACTTGTTTATGAACCGTACCAACAGGCTGGCTGTGATAGCGAGTCACACGCAAGAAAG TCGTTTCTTGTATCCCGGGAAGCGTTGGACTTTTGCAGATCTCTTTGGAGATGGTGGTAGTTTTGCAGAATCTAATTGCTCTGGCAGCAGAGATGGGAAATACGAATTGTTAACAGCAATAAATGATGCAATTACAGAGGAAATTAAAGACCTCATGACGAAAA CTGACATGAGGGGCCAGCAAACAGAAACTCTGCTAGCAGGATCACTTGCTAAAGCACTTTGTT ACATTAACAAGATGAGCAAAGAGGTGAAAG GCAATCAAGAAATTAAATCAAGAATTCTG GTCATAAAAGCTGCAGAAGACAGTGCACTGCAATATATGAATTTCATGAATGTGATCTTTGCAGCACAGAAACAG AGTATTTTGATTGATGCCTGTGTCTTGGACTCTGATTCAGGTCTTCTGCAACAG gCTTGTGACATTACAGGTGGCATATACTTGAAAGTGCTCCACATGCCATCCCTTCTGCAGTATTTGCTG TGGGTATTTCTCCCCGATCAAGAGCAGAGATCGCAGCTTGTCCTTCCACCCCCAATTCATGTTGACTACAGAGCTGCGTGTTTCTGTCATCGAAATCTCATTGAAATTGGTTATGTCTGCTCTGTATGCTTGTCAA tattCTGCAACTTCAGTCCTATTTGTAGTACATGCGA GACTGCTTTCAAAATATCATTGCCGCCTGTCATGAAAGCTAAGAAGAAGAAGTTGAAGTTAGCTGTATAA